In the Purpureocillium takamizusanense chromosome 5, complete sequence genome, one interval contains:
- a CDS encoding uncharacterized protein (EggNog:ENOG503NX6K~COG:C~MEROPS:MER0192051): MSAVNGESSTTKPHGETAGFGGGFQPQGKMTVQPPKKEDLQKSYASIVGDDGNPSGWYGSMVNTLGGLIGTLGAVPCCICCPNPYKNVHQGNVGLVTKFGRFYKAVDPGLVRINPLSERLIQIDVKIQTAEVPEQICMTKDNVTLRLTSVIYYHIVSPHKAAFGISNVRQALMERTQTTLRHVVGARVLQDVIERREEIAQSIGEIIEDVAAGWGVAVESMLIKDIIFSQELQESLSMAAQSKRIGESKIIAAKAEVESAKLMRQAADILSSAPAMQIRYLEAMQAMAKSANSKVIFLPGSSSQSLNAAMAAQQNPEATGASGAGHDGPAQYDFGGQDPGLQQAINARVVETL, translated from the exons ATGTCCGCTGTCAACGGCGAGAGCTCCACCACCAAGCCTCATGGCGAAACGGCCGGCTTCGGCGGTGGCTTCCAGCCCCAGGGCAAGATGACCGTGCAGCCGCCAAAGAAGGAGGATCTCCAGAAAAGCTATGCCTCAATCGtgggtgatgatggcaaCCCCAGCGGGTGGTACGGTAGTATGG TCAATACCCTGGGAGGGCTGATTGGAacgctcggcgccgtcccctgctgcatctgctgcCCGAACCCCTACAAGAATGTCCATCAGGGCAACGTCGGTCTTGTCACCAAGTTTGGTCGCTTCTACAAGGCTGTCGACCCCGGCCTGGTCCGCATCAACCCGCTCAGCGAGAGACTTATCCAGATCGACGTCAAAATTCAGACTGCCGAGGTCCCTGAGCAGATCTGCATGACCAAGGACAACGTCACTCTCCGCCTCACCTCTGTCATCTACTACCACATCGTTTCCCCTCACAAGGCCGCCTTTGGCATCTCCAACGTCCGTCAGGCACTCATGGAGCGCACGCAGACCACACTacgccatgtcgtcggcgcacGCGTCCTCCAGGATGTCATCGAGCGCCGTGAAGAGATTGCCCAATCCATCGGCGAAATTAtcgaagacgtcgccgcgggctgGGGAGTCGCTGTCGAGAGCATGCTCATCAAGGACATCATCTTCAGCCAGGAGTTGCAGGAGTCGctctccatggccgcccaGAGCAAGCGTATCGGTGAAAGCAAGATCATtgccgccaaggccgag GTCGAATCCGCCAAGCTGATGCGCCAGGCTGCCGACATCCTCAGCTCGGCTCCCGCCATGCAAATCCGCTACCTCGAGGCCATGCAAGCCATGGCCAAGTCGGCCAACAGCAAGGTCATCTTCTTACCCGGCAGCAGCTCTCAGAGCCTCAatgccgccatggccgcccagCAGAACCCGGAGGCCACTGGTGCtagcggcgccggccatgacggccCTGCGCAATATGACTTTGGAGGTCAGGACCCTGGTCTGCAgcaggccatcaacgcccgcgtcgtcgagactCTCTGA
- the NOP58 gene encoding Nucleolar protein 58 (COG:A~COG:J~EggNog:ENOG503NUJ8), translated as MSLFVLAETPAGYGLFKAADKKLFKNDDLAAELGRPEKLVEMLKLKKFVKFDSAAMALEEAASLKDGKVPSLLNSLLEDLKSEKKASLAVADIKLGTAISNLPQLNISPVSGSNTMDVFRGIREHLPSLIPGLLQENVDRMALGLSHSISRHKLKFSVDKIDSMIIQAIRLIDDMDKDLNVFAMRTKEWYGWHFPELAKILNDNLAYARLVITAGFRTNIAETDLSEILPEATEEAVKKAAEISMGTEITEDDLVNIKALAEQVIQYTEFRAQLSSYLESRMRAIAPNLTALVGYLVGARLIAHAGSLMNLAKAPGSTIQILGAEKALFRALKTKHDTPKYGIIYHSSLIGQATGRNKGKIARMLAAKTALGLRVDALDNNEEEEEEQRAILGLSNRIKLENHLRRLEGKPLLPKGTNVGPTGEIVAPGQFTLKETRRYNVDADGVNGEDSKKGKGKKALIQEVDAQSDDEMKDAEDESDDDEDAATPAKSKVAKLSKAEYERLADLAGLSVKKFKRKYERGDVQLGADGNPKVFSKKELKKIRKAEANGTPVKAETPAKSEPASEKKKKRKHEDDEDAADSKKEKKQKKKKRHSEA; from the exons ATGTCTCTCTTTGTTCTGGCCGAGACGCCTGCGGG CTACGGCCTGttcaaggccgccgacaagaaACTCTTCAAGAACgatgacctcgccgccgagctcggccgTCCCGAGAAACTCGTGGAGAT GCTCAAATTGAAAAAGTTCGTCAAGTttgacagcgccgccatggccctcgaggaggcggcgtcgctcAAGGACGGGAAGGTCCCTTCGCTGCTCAACTccctgctcgaggacctcaagTCCGAGAAGAAGGCCTCACTGGCCGTCGCTGACATCAAGCTGGGCACCGCCATCTCCAACCTCCCCCAGCTCAACATCTCGCCTGTCTCCGGCTCCAACACAATGGACGTCTTCCGTGGCATTCGAGAGCACCTCCCTTCTCTGATTCCTGGTCTGCTGCAAGAAAACGTGGACCGCATGGCCCTCGGTCTCTCCCACTCCATCTCCCGCCACAAGCTGAAGTTCTCCGTCGATAAGATCGACTCGATGATCATCCAGGCTATTCGCCTGATCGACGACATGGATAAGGATCTCAATGTCTTCGCCATGCGCACCAAGGAATGGTACGGCTGGCACTTCCCCGAGCTTGCCAAGATCCTCAACGACAACCTAGCCTATGCCCGCCTTGTCATTACCGCCGGCTTCCGAACGAACATCGCCGAGACCGACCTCTCCGAAATCCTCCCCGAAGCCACCGAAGAGGCCGTCAAGAAGGCTGCCGAGATCAGCATGGGCACGGAGATCACTGAAGACGATTTGGTCAATATCAAGGCTCTGGCAGAGCAGGTCATCCAGTACACCGAGTTCCGAGCGCAGCTCTCCTCGTACCTCGAGAGCCGCATGCGTGCCATCGCCCCTAACCTGACTGCTCTGGTTGGCTACTTGGTCGGCGCCCGACTCATCGCTCACGCCGGTTCTCTTATGAACCTGGCCAAGGCCCCTGGATCCACTATCCAGATTCTTGGCGCTGAGAAGGCGCTCTTCCGTGCCCTTAAGACCAAGCATGACACCCCCAAGTACGGCATTATATACCATTCATCCTTGATTGGCCAGGCAACGGGGCGCAACAAGGGCAAGATTGCCCGTATGCTTGCCGCTAAGACTGCTCTTGGTCTCcgtgtcgacgccctcgataacaacgaggaggaagaggaggagcagcgcgccaTTCTCGGCCTCAGCAACCGCATCAAGCTGGAGAACCACCTGCGCCGGCTAGAAGGCAAGCCTCTTCTTCCCAAGGGGACTAACGTGGGTCCCACTGGCGAGATCGTCGCTCCTGGACAGTTCACGCTGAAGGAAACCCGCCGATACAACGTTGATGCCGACGGTGTCAACGGCGAGGAcagcaagaagggcaagggcaagaaggccCTCATTCAAGAAGTCGACGCGCAGTCCGACGATGAGATgaaggacgccgaggatgagtcggatgatgatgaggatgccgCCACCCCTGCGAAGTCCAAGGTTGCCAAGCTGTCCAAGGCCGAGTACGAGCGCTTGGCCGATCTTGCCGGTCTGTCGGTCAAGAAGTTCAAGCGAAAGTACGAGCGTGGTGATGTCCAGCTCGGCGCTGATGGCAACCCCAAGGTGTTCAGCAAgaaggagctcaagaagatTCGCAAGGCCGAGGCGAATGGCACCCCCGTCAAGGCAGAGACGCCTGCCAAGTCGGAGCCCGCGtccgagaagaagaagaagcgcaagcacgaggatgatgaggatgccgccgattcaaagaaggagaagaagcagaagaagaagaagcgccaCTCGGAAGCCTAA
- the VMA6 gene encoding H(+)-transporting V0 sector ATPase subunit d (BUSCO:EOG092638RC~EggNog:ENOG503NWBT~COG:C), whose protein sequence is MEGLFFNVNNGYVEGIVRGYRNSLLTSPAYNNLTQCETIDDLKLQLGPAYGDFLASLPPNPSTSSLASKTTDKLISEFRYVRANAVGSLATFMDYVTYGYMIDNVALLITGTLHERDTRELLERCHPLGWFETMPVLCVATNIEELYNSVLIETPLAPYFKGSLSHQDLDELNIEIVRNTLYKNYLEDFYNFVNTHPDMAGSPTSEVMSEILEFEADRRAINITLNSFGTELSKADRKKLYPNFGKLYPEGTLMLSRAEDPEGVRLAVDGVHDYKTFFDAASLGGSSGPGNMGGGSSDGKTLEDMFYQKEMEISKSAFTRQFTYAIVYAWVKLREQEIRNITWIAECIAQNQKDRIGNFISVFS, encoded by the exons ATGGAGGGACTCTTCTTCAACGTGAACAACGG TTACGTTGAAGGCATCGTTCGTGGCTACCGGAACAGCCTTCTGACAAGCCCGGCGTACAACAATTTGACCCAATGTGAGACGATTGACG ATCTCAAGCTCCAGCTCGGTCCTGCGTACGGCGACTtcctcgcctcgctgcccCCGAACCCATCCACGTCAAGCCTCGCCTCCAAGACTACCGACAAACTCATCTCCGAGTTTCGATATGTCCGTGCCAACGCTGTCGGCTCGCTCGCGACGTTCATGGACTACGTCACCTACGGCTACATGATTGACAATGTTGCCCTGCTCATCACAGGCACTCTACACGAACGTGATACCCGCGAACTGCTCGAGAGATGCCACCCCCTCGGCTGGTTCGAGACCATGCCTGTGCTCTGTGTCGCCACCAACATCGAAGAGCTTTACAACAGCGTACTCATCGAGACGCCCTTGGCGCCCTACTTCAAGGGCAGCCTGAGCCATCAAGACCTGGACGAGCTCAACATTGAGATTGTGCGCAACACTCTCTACAAGAACTACCTGGAGGACTTTTACAACTTTGTCAACACTCACCCTGACATGGCCGGCTCACCCACTTCTGAAGTAATGTCTGAGATTCTCGAATTTGAGGCTGACCGACGAGCCATCAACATCACCCTTAACTCCTTTGGCACCGAGCTGAGCAAGGCAGACCGTAAGAAGCTGTACCCCAACTTCGGCAAGCTCTACCCCGAGGGAACCCTGATGCTCTCGCGCGCAGAGGATCCGGAGGGTGTTCGTCTGGCCGTTGATGGTGTCCATGACTACAAAACATTCTTTGAtgccgcctcgctcggcgGCTCCTCCGGCCCGGGCAACATGGGCGGCGGTTCCTCCGACGGCAAGACCCTTGAGGACATGTTCTACCAGAAAGAGATGGAGATTTCCAAGAGTGCCTTCACGCGACAGTTCACTTATGCCATCGTGTATGCGTGGGTAAAGCTGAGAGAACAG GAGATTCGCAACATCACCTGGATCGCCGAGTGCATAGCCCAGAACCAGAAGGACCGCATTGGCAATTTCATCAGCGTCTTCTCATGA
- a CDS encoding uncharacterized protein (COG:J~BUSCO:EOG092643JW~EggNog:ENOG503NX2K) produces MLRRLLTMPPRLEALQRLGTVSLCLRPATRPSPPNFLPVIQTASLSMREKKRNAKQDPYKWAQAQQRKNANLKRREELQKQRDEAWGDPVWGKTTPFLESLDSAGQESVSEVPRDPSGNLLAEPHELPTSPGLRNHFLTDAELDDAAKHAYALTKPMVGVVESQMDSTTEEERNKLHEQKHHKALEALRRITSLRNGSARDRYHANVRRIIDEFGRHKTDKFLAPKPESIMPNTTPMPGRAGPDTGSSEVQIAILTAKIRALAKALEINRGNKDKHNKRNLRLLLHRRQKLLAYMERKERGSERWTHMLEKLGLTPATWKGQIEL; encoded by the exons ATGCTTCGCAGGCTATTGACCATGCCACCCAGATTagaggcgctgcagcgcctcggaACCGTCAGCC TGTGcctgcggccggcgacgcgacCATCTCCTCCCAACTTTCTCCCCGTCATCCAGACGGCCAGCCTGTCGATgcgcgagaagaagcgcaacGCCAAGCAGGACCCGTACAAgtgggcgcaggcgcagcagcgcaagaaCGCCAACCTCAAGCGGAGGGAGGAGCTGCAGAagcagcgcgacgaggcctgGGGAGACCCCGTATGGGGCAAGACGACGCCCTTCCTCGAGTCGCTCGACAGCGCTGGCCAGGAAAGCGTCAGCGAGGTGCCTCGCGACCCGAGCGGTAACCTACTCGCCGAGCCGCACGAGCTGCCCACCTCCCCGGGGCTGCGGAACCACTTCCTtaccgacgccgagctcgatgacgccgcgaAGCACGCCTACGCCCTGACCAAGCCCAtggtcggtgtcgtcgagtCACAGATGGACTCAACCACCGAAGAGGAGAGGAACAAGCTGCACGAACAGAAGCACCACAaagccctcgaggccctgcggAGGATAACGTCGCTacgcaacggcagcgcccgGGACCGCTACCACGCAAACGTCcggcgcatcatcgacgagtTTGGCCGCCACAAGACGGATAAGTTCCTTGCGCCCAAGCCGGAGTCCATCATGCCAAACACCACCCCCATGCCCGGCCGAGCGGGCCCCGACACGGGCAGCTCCGAGGTGCAGATCGCGATCTTGACGGCGAAAATCAGGGCGCTagccaaggccctcgagatCAACCGGGGCAACAAGGACAAGCACAACAAGAGGAACTTGAGGCTGCTATTGCATCGCCGCCAGAAACTGCTCGCCTACATGGAGCGGAAAGAGCGCGGGAGCGAGAGGTGGACACACatgctggagaagctggggTTGACACCTGCCACGTGGAAGGGCCAAATCGAGCTATAG
- the RPS0 gene encoding structural constituent of ribosome (COG:J~EggNog:ENOG503NUJI), translated as MAPSNLPSVLNATSQDVEMLLAAQSHLGSKNLQVHMEPYLWKTRADGVNVINIGKTWEKIVLAARIIVAIDNPADICVISARPYGQRAVLKFAAHTGASSIAGRFTPGSFTNYITRSFKEPRLIIVTDPRTDAQAIKEASYVNIPVIALCDTDSPTEYVDVAIPTNNKGRHAIGTVWWLLAREVLRLRGTIYNRETPWDVMPDLYFYRDPEAEAEEKVEEEKAPGVDEEGPAAIETGTAAAGGDWDAAPAAGFTGAAATGGAGWDGAEGGEWAAAGQTTEWAAEASKETQW; from the exons ATGGCGCCTTCCAACCTGCCCTCCGTCCTCAATGCCACCAGCCAGGACGTTGAGATGCTCCTGGCTGCGCAGTCTCACCTCGGCAGCAAGAACCTCCAGGTGCACATGGAGCCTTACCTGTGGAAGACTCGCGCCGACGGTGTCAACGTGATCAACATTGGCAAGACCTG GGAGAAGATTGTCCTCGCTGcccgcatcatcgtcgccatcgacaacCCGGCCGACATTTGCGTCATCTCCGCTCGTCCCTACGGCCAGCGCGCTGTCCTCAAGTTCGCCGCCCACACCGGTGCCTCGTCCATCGCCGGTCGCTTCACCCCCGGTAGCTTCACCAACTACATCACGCGCTCCTTCAAGGAGCCCCGCCTGatcatcgtcaccgaccCCCGCACCGACGCCCAGGCTATCAAGGAGGCCAGCTACGTCAACATccccgtcatcgccctctGCGACACCGACTCCCCCACCGAGTACGTCGACGTTGCCATCcccaccaacaacaagggTCGCCACGCCATCGGTACCGTCTGGTGGCTGCTCGCCCGTGAGGTCCTCCGTCTCCGCGGCACCATCTACAACCGCGAGACCCCTTGGGACGTCATGCCCGATCTGTACTTCT ACCGCgaccccgaggccgaggccgaggagaaggtcgaggaggagaaggctcctggcgtcgacgaggagggccctgccgccatcgagaccggcaccgccgccgccggtggcgacTGGGACGCTGCTCCCGCTGCTGGCTTCaccggcgctgccgccaccggcggcgccggctgggacggtgccgagggcggcgagtgggctgccgccggccagacCACCGAGTgggccgccgaggcctcCAAGGAGACCCAGTGGTAG